Proteins encoded by one window of Salvia splendens isolate huo1 chromosome 5, SspV2, whole genome shotgun sequence:
- the LOC121801962 gene encoding annexin D4-like produces MRERHHHLPSNRNSLKKRTNLQRTMAASDELRSLTRAFTGLGVDEKALISTLGKWHPEQRQSFRKGSRDFFREDERQFERWDDRHILQLRHEFLRLKDAIVLCTMHPWERDSRLLKEALYKGPQYHVLVEIACTRSSDDLLGARKAYHSLFNHSVEEDVAFHLHTPHKKLLVALLSSYRYEGPKVNDEIAKIEAKAISEAIKAGGSSSPLENDDVIRILSTRNKVHLKAVYKHYKEITGNYLDQDCDDSHLILKETVQCLCAPETYFAKILEASLRYNVDELTKEAVSRVIVSRADEDMKQIREEFNRQFGVDLGKKIEDVANGNYRDFLLTLVARSD; encoded by the exons ATGCGAGAGCGCCATCACCATCTACCTTCAAATCGAAATTCCCTCAAAAAAAGAACAAATTTACAGAGAACAATGGCAGCTTCCGACGAGCTCCGATCTCTCACCAGAGCTTTCACAG GGCTTGGAGTGGACGAGAAGGCATTGATATCGACGCTGGGGAAATGGCACCCTGAGCAGAGGCAGAGTTTCAGAAAGGGAAGCCGCGACTTTTTTAGAGAGGATGAGCGCCAATTCGAGCGGTGGGACGATCGCCATATCCTGCAGCTTCGTCACGAGTTCCTACGTCTCAAG GATGCGATAGTGCTATGCACGATGCATCCATGGGAGAGAGATAGTCGATTATTGAAAGAGGCGTTGTACAAAGGGCCTCAATACCATGTGTTGGTGGAAATCGCGTGCACCAGATCCTCCGACGACTTGCTCGGAGCTCGAAAGGCCTATCActctctcttcaatcactctgttgaggaggatgtcgccttccaCCTCCACACTCCTCACAAAAAG CTTCTGGTTGCGCTTCTGAGCTCTTATCGATATGAAGGCCCAAAAGTGAACGACGAAATCGCAAAAATTGAGGCCAAGGCGATTTCAGAAGCGATCAAGGCAGGTGGTAGCAGCAGCCCCTTGGAAAACGACGACGTTATCAGGATTTTATCAACTAGGAACAAGGTCCACCTCAAGGCTGTGTACAAGCATTACAAGGAGATCACTGGCAATTACTTGGATCAGGATTGTGATGATTCCCACCTGATTCTGAAAGAAACGGTCCAGTGCTTATGCGCACCAGAAACCTACTTCGCAAAG ATTTTGGAGGCGTCGTTGAGGTACAATGTGGATGAGCTAACCAAAGAAGCGGTGAGCAGAGTGATCGTGAGCCGAGCTGATGAGGATATGAAGCAGATTAGAGAAGAATTTAATCGTCAATTCGGCGTTGATCTTGGCAAGAAGATTGAAGATGTGGCCAACGGAAACTATAGAGATTTCTTGCTCACTTTGGTTGCGAGATCGGATTGA
- the LOC121805542 gene encoding annexin D3-like isoform X1 translates to MTTIRIPQVAPSPDKDCEAINNACKSDCCLVLGLGTDEKALIRILGCRNAAQRRLIRDTYHQIYNSSLIDCLNDELSGDFRKAVILWTYEPWERDARLANEALKSRRKNLTELQVVAEIACATSPHHLVAVRQAYCSLFHTSLEEDIISNVSLPLQKILVSLVSSYRYDKEAVDSSMAKMEAAKLREAIQAKKLDDDELLRILSTRNTFQLRKTFQLYKDDYGTSIEKDIMACGKGIVESVMKVVIWCLDTPEKHFAEVIRASIVGLGTDEDSLTRAIVARAEIDMMRVRAEYFNANKSSLDNAVIGDTSGDYKDFLMTLLGAKI, encoded by the exons ATGACGACGATCAGAATTCCTCAAGTGGCTCCTTCTCCAGATAAAGACTGCGAAGCAATCAACAATGCTTGCAAGA GTGATTGTTGTTTGGTTTTAGGGCTTGGAACGGATGAGAAGGCTTTAATTCGGATTCTCGGTTGCAGAAATGCAGCTCAGAGAAGACTCATCCGAGATACGTATCACCAGATTTACAATTCCTCCCTCATCGATTGCCTCAACGACGAGCTCTCTGGTGATTTCAGG AAAGCGGTGATTCTGTGGACATACGAGCCCTGGGAAAGAGACGCAAGGCTTGCGAATGAGGCGTTGAAGTCGAGAAGGAAAAACCTAACAGAGCTGCAAGTTGTAGCAGAGATAGCATGCGCTACATCGCCTCATCATCTTGTTGCTGTTAGACAAGCCTATTGCTCTCTCTTCCACACTTCTCTTGAAGAAGACATCATATCCAATGTCTCTCTTCCCCTCCAAAAG ATCCTGGTCAGTTTGGTGAGTTCCTACAGATACGATAAAGAAGCGGTGGACTCGTCCATGGCCAAGATGGAGGCAGCTAAACTGCGTGAAGCCATTCAAGCGAAGAAACTAGACGACGACGAGCTCTTGAGGATACTGTCTACAAGGAACACATTTCAGCTCAGAAAGACTTTCCAGCTTTACAAGGATGACTATGGAACATCCATTGAGAAG GACATTATGGCTTGTGGAAAGGGCATTGTGGAGTCAGTCATGAAAGTGGTCATTTGGTGCCTAGACACTCCTGAGAAACACTTTGCTGAG GTTATAAGAGCTTCTATTGTAGGACTGGGGACTGACGAAGATTCGCTGACTAGAGCCATTGTAGCTCGGGCTGAGATCGATATGATGAGGGTGCGGGCTGAGTATTTCAACGCCAATAAATCTAGTCTAGACAATGCTGTCATCGGAGACACGTCTGGGGACTACAAGGACTTCCTCATGACTTTGCTTGGAGCAAAGATCTGa
- the LOC121805542 gene encoding annexin D3-like isoform X2 — translation MTTIRIPQVAPSPDKDCEAINNACKRLGTDEKALIRILGCRNAAQRRLIRDTYHQIYNSSLIDCLNDELSGDFRKAVILWTYEPWERDARLANEALKSRRKNLTELQVVAEIACATSPHHLVAVRQAYCSLFHTSLEEDIISNVSLPLQKILVSLVSSYRYDKEAVDSSMAKMEAAKLREAIQAKKLDDDELLRILSTRNTFQLRKTFQLYKDDYGTSIEKDIMACGKGIVESVMKVVIWCLDTPEKHFAEVIRASIVGLGTDEDSLTRAIVARAEIDMMRVRAEYFNANKSSLDNAVIGDTSGDYKDFLMTLLGAKI, via the exons ATGACGACGATCAGAATTCCTCAAGTGGCTCCTTCTCCAGATAAAGACTGCGAAGCAATCAACAATGCTTGCAAGA GGCTTGGAACGGATGAGAAGGCTTTAATTCGGATTCTCGGTTGCAGAAATGCAGCTCAGAGAAGACTCATCCGAGATACGTATCACCAGATTTACAATTCCTCCCTCATCGATTGCCTCAACGACGAGCTCTCTGGTGATTTCAGG AAAGCGGTGATTCTGTGGACATACGAGCCCTGGGAAAGAGACGCAAGGCTTGCGAATGAGGCGTTGAAGTCGAGAAGGAAAAACCTAACAGAGCTGCAAGTTGTAGCAGAGATAGCATGCGCTACATCGCCTCATCATCTTGTTGCTGTTAGACAAGCCTATTGCTCTCTCTTCCACACTTCTCTTGAAGAAGACATCATATCCAATGTCTCTCTTCCCCTCCAAAAG ATCCTGGTCAGTTTGGTGAGTTCCTACAGATACGATAAAGAAGCGGTGGACTCGTCCATGGCCAAGATGGAGGCAGCTAAACTGCGTGAAGCCATTCAAGCGAAGAAACTAGACGACGACGAGCTCTTGAGGATACTGTCTACAAGGAACACATTTCAGCTCAGAAAGACTTTCCAGCTTTACAAGGATGACTATGGAACATCCATTGAGAAG GACATTATGGCTTGTGGAAAGGGCATTGTGGAGTCAGTCATGAAAGTGGTCATTTGGTGCCTAGACACTCCTGAGAAACACTTTGCTGAG GTTATAAGAGCTTCTATTGTAGGACTGGGGACTGACGAAGATTCGCTGACTAGAGCCATTGTAGCTCGGGCTGAGATCGATATGATGAGGGTGCGGGCTGAGTATTTCAACGCCAATAAATCTAGTCTAGACAATGCTGTCATCGGAGACACGTCTGGGGACTACAAGGACTTCCTCATGACTTTGCTTGGAGCAAAGATCTGa